A genomic stretch from Sphingorhabdus pulchriflava includes:
- the rpoB gene encoding DNA-directed RNA polymerase subunit beta, with protein MAKAAVSASLGASTALSRKKRIRKIFGDIHEVIDMPNLIEVQRESYEQFLRSDPSVGYISGLEKTLRSVFPIRDFAGTCELDFVHYELEEPKYDVEECRQRGITYSAQMKVTLRLIVFEVDPDTEARSVLDIKEQDVYMGEMPLMTGNGTFFINGTERVIVSQMHRSPGVLFDHDRGKTHSSGKYLFAARVIPYRGSWLDFEFDAKDIVNVRIDRKRKLPVTTLLYSLGLNAEEILNHFYDRVVFARAKGGWKIPFNAEQWRASKPSFDIVDAKSGEVIFPAGQKITPRAANKAVKDGLSELLIPTEEIFGRYSAFDLVDDKTGRIYVEAGDEITAENLEALDKAGIDSLELLDIDHVITGAWMRNTLKADKAENRDMGLDAIYRVMRPGEPPTRETAEALFAGLFFDPDRYDLSAVGRVKLNMRLALEVEDTLTTLRTEDILAVVKELVNLKDGKGEIDDIDNLGNRRVRSVGELLENQYRVGLLRMERAVKERMSSVDVSTVMPNDLINAKPAVAAVREFFGSSQLSQFMDQTNPLSEVTHKRRVSALGPGGLTRERAGFEVRDVHPTHYGRICPIETPEGPNIGLINSLASFSRVNKYGFIETPYRKIIDGKVTTDVVYLSAMEEQKHTVAQANAELNADGSFADELISARQNGEFVMAPREQVTLMDVSPKQLVSVAASLIPFLENDDANRALMGSNMQRQAVPLLRAEAPLVGTGMEETVARDSGAAIGARRTGIVDQVDATRIVVRVTGEVEPGQSGVDIYTLQKFQRSNQNTCINQKPLVKVGDAIEAGDIIADGPSTELGELALGKNSLVAFMPWNGYNYEDSILISERIVKDDVFTSIHIEEFEVMARDTKLGPEDITRDIPNVGEEALRSLDEAGIVYIGAEVHPGDILVGKITPKGESPMTPEEKLLRAIFGEKASDVRDTSLRLPPGVAGTVVEVRVFNRHGIDKDERAMAIEREEIERLAKDREDERSILNRATYNRLKDMLIGQTVAAGPKGIKKGDKISEDNLAEVERHEWWKIAVTDDKVQGDLEAVKTQYDDAVKLIVEKFEDRREKLERGDELAPGVLKMVKVFVAVKRKLQPGDKMAGRHGNKGVISRILPQEDMPFLADGTPVDIVLNPLGVPSRMNVGQIFETHLGWAARGLGKQIEASLEEWRAANPNPEAGSAPSAIRERLADIYGENYAAEVKNRSDAEIIDLAEHLTFGVPMGTPVFDGAKEQDVSDMLARAGLDTSGQSDLFDGRTGDKFDRKVTVGYIYMLKLHHLVDDKIHARSIGPYSLVTQQPLGGKAQFGGQRFGEMEVWALQAYGAAYTLQEMLTVKSDDVVGRTKVYEAIVKGDDTFEAGIPESFNVLVKEMRSLGLNVDLKSLNDSEDELPEAAE; from the coding sequence ATGGCTAAAGCAGCGGTTTCCGCATCACTAGGCGCATCCACCGCCCTTTCGCGCAAAAAGCGCATTCGCAAGATTTTCGGTGACATCCACGAAGTCATCGACATGCCAAACCTGATCGAGGTTCAGCGCGAAAGCTATGAGCAGTTCCTGCGCTCTGACCCGTCGGTTGGTTACATTTCCGGTCTCGAAAAGACGCTGCGCAGCGTTTTCCCGATCCGCGATTTTGCCGGAACCTGCGAACTCGATTTCGTCCATTACGAACTCGAAGAGCCCAAATATGACGTCGAGGAATGCCGCCAGCGCGGTATTACCTATTCGGCTCAGATGAAGGTCACGTTGCGCCTGATCGTCTTTGAAGTCGACCCCGACACCGAGGCCCGTTCCGTCCTCGATATCAAGGAGCAGGACGTTTACATGGGCGAAATGCCGCTCATGACCGGCAACGGCACCTTCTTCATCAACGGCACCGAGCGCGTTATAGTGTCGCAGATGCACCGCTCGCCGGGCGTGCTGTTTGACCATGATCGTGGCAAGACCCACTCGTCGGGCAAATATCTCTTTGCCGCACGCGTCATCCCCTATCGCGGTTCGTGGCTCGATTTCGAATTTGACGCCAAGGACATCGTCAACGTCCGTATCGACCGCAAGCGCAAGCTGCCGGTCACAACACTGCTTTATTCGCTGGGCCTGAATGCTGAGGAAATCCTCAACCACTTCTACGACCGCGTGGTCTTTGCCCGCGCCAAGGGTGGCTGGAAAATTCCGTTCAACGCTGAACAATGGCGCGCGTCCAAGCCGAGCTTCGATATTGTCGACGCCAAGTCGGGTGAGGTTATTTTCCCCGCCGGTCAAAAAATCACGCCGCGCGCCGCCAACAAGGCAGTCAAGGACGGCCTGTCCGAACTACTGATCCCGACCGAGGAAATCTTCGGCCGCTACTCAGCTTTCGATCTGGTCGACGACAAGACCGGCCGCATCTATGTTGAGGCTGGCGATGAAATCACTGCCGAAAATCTCGAAGCGCTCGACAAGGCCGGCATCGACAGCCTTGAGCTGCTCGATATCGACCATGTCATCACCGGCGCCTGGATGCGCAACACGTTGAAGGCTGACAAGGCCGAGAACCGCGACATGGGTCTCGACGCGATTTACCGCGTCATGCGCCCCGGCGAACCGCCGACCCGCGAAACCGCAGAGGCGTTGTTCGCTGGCCTGTTCTTCGATCCCGATCGTTACGACCTGTCGGCGGTTGGTCGCGTAAAGCTCAACATGCGCCTCGCACTCGAAGTCGAAGACACGTTGACCACGCTGCGCACCGAAGACATTCTCGCGGTGGTCAAGGAACTGGTCAATCTGAAGGACGGCAAGGGCGAAATCGACGATATCGACAATCTCGGCAACCGCCGTGTCCGTTCGGTCGGTGAATTGCTCGAAAACCAGTATCGCGTCGGCCTGCTCCGCATGGAGCGCGCGGTCAAGGAACGCATGAGCTCGGTAGACGTGTCAACGGTGATGCCGAACGACCTGATCAACGCCAAACCGGCGGTTGCAGCGGTACGTGAATTCTTCGGCTCCTCGCAGCTCTCGCAGTTCATGGACCAGACCAACCCGCTGTCGGAAGTCACCCACAAGCGCCGTGTTTCGGCACTTGGGCCGGGCGGTCTGACCCGCGAACGTGCAGGCTTTGAAGTCCGCGACGTCCACCCGACGCACTATGGCCGTATCTGCCCGATTGAAACGCCGGAAGGCCCGAACATCGGCCTGATCAACTCGCTGGCTTCGTTCAGCCGCGTCAACAAATATGGCTTCATCGAAACGCCCTATCGCAAGATCATCGATGGCAAGGTGACGACCGACGTCGTCTATCTGTCAGCGATGGAAGAGCAAAAGCACACCGTTGCGCAGGCGAACGCCGAATTGAACGCCGACGGCAGCTTTGCCGACGAACTGATTTCGGCTCGCCAGAATGGCGAATTCGTCATGGCACCGCGCGAGCAAGTGACGCTGATGGACGTCAGCCCCAAGCAGCTGGTTTCGGTTGCAGCATCGCTCATTCCCTTCCTGGAAAACGATGACGCCAACCGCGCACTGATGGGGTCGAACATGCAACGTCAGGCAGTTCCGCTGCTGCGTGCAGAGGCTCCGCTGGTCGGCACCGGCATGGAAGAAACCGTTGCGCGCGATTCAGGCGCCGCTATTGGTGCCCGCCGCACCGGTATCGTCGACCAGGTAGACGCGACACGTATCGTTGTCCGCGTGACCGGCGAGGTCGAACCCGGCCAGTCGGGCGTCGACATCTACACGCTGCAGAAGTTCCAGCGTTCGAACCAGAACACCTGCATCAACCAGAAACCGTTGGTGAAGGTGGGCGACGCGATCGAAGCAGGCGACATCATCGCCGACGGTCCGTCAACTGAACTGGGTGAACTGGCACTGGGCAAGAACAGCCTCGTCGCCTTCATGCCCTGGAATGGCTACAACTACGAAGACTCGATCCTGATTTCGGAACGCATCGTGAAGGATGACGTCTTCACCTCGATCCATATCGAGGAATTTGAAGTCATGGCCCGCGACACCAAGCTTGGGCCCGAAGACATCACCCGCGATATTCCTAATGTCGGCGAAGAAGCTTTGCGCAGCCTCGACGAAGCGGGCATTGTTTATATCGGTGCCGAAGTGCATCCGGGCGATATCCTCGTCGGCAAAATCACCCCCAAGGGTGAATCGCCGATGACGCCGGAAGAAAAGCTGTTGCGCGCAATCTTTGGTGAAAAGGCCAGCGACGTGCGCGACACCTCGCTTCGCCTGCCGCCAGGCGTTGCCGGTACTGTCGTTGAAGTGCGCGTGTTCAACCGCCACGGCATCGACAAGGACGAGCGCGCCATGGCCATCGAACGCGAGGAAATCGAACGCCTTGCGAAGGACCGCGAAGACGAACGCTCGATCCTCAACCGCGCCACTTATAATCGCCTGAAAGACATGCTGATCGGTCAGACCGTCGCAGCTGGCCCAAAAGGCATCAAAAAGGGCGACAAGATTTCAGAAGACAATCTGGCCGAAGTCGAGCGTCACGAATGGTGGAAAATCGCCGTCACCGATGACAAGGTTCAGGGCGACCTCGAAGCTGTGAAGACGCAGTATGACGATGCCGTCAAACTGATCGTCGAAAAGTTCGAAGACCGTCGTGAAAAGCTGGAGCGCGGGGACGAGCTGGCCCCCGGCGTGCTGAAGATGGTCAAGGTCTTCGTCGCGGTGAAGCGCAAGCTGCAGCCGGGTGACAAGATGGCGGGCCGTCACGGCAACAAGGGCGTTATCTCGCGGATCCTGCCGCAAGAAGACATGCCATTCCTTGCCGATGGTACGCCGGTCGACATCGTTCTCAACCCGCTGGGTGTGCCTTCGCGCATGAACGTCGGACAGATCTTTGAAACGCACCTTGGCTGGGCCGCACGCGGCCTTGGCAAGCAAATTGAAGCTTCGCTGGAAGAATGGCGTGCAGCCAACCCCAACCCCGAAGCCGGGTCCGCACCCTCTGCCATCCGCGAACGTCTCGCCGACATTTATGGCGAGAATTATGCGGCAGAGGTCAAGAACCGTTCGGACGCCGAAATCATCGATCTGGCCGAGCATCTGACCTTTGGCGTTCCAATGGGCACCCCGGTGTTCGACGGTGCGAAAGAGCAGGATGTGTCCGACATGCTGGCACGCGCTGGTCTCGACACCTCGGGCCAGAGCGACCTGTTTGACGGACGCACTGGTGACAAGTTCGACCGCAAGGTGACCGTGGGCTATATCTATATGCTCAAGCTCCACCACTTGGTCGATGACAAGATCCACGCCCGTTCGATCGGCCCCTACAGCCTCGTTACCCAGCAGCCGCTGGGCGGCAAGGCACAGTTCGGTGGCCAGCGCTTCGGGGAAATGGAGGTCTGGGCTCTGCAGGCCTATGGCGCAGCCTATACGCTGCAGGAAATGCTGACGGTGAAGTCGGACGACGTGGTTGGCCGCACCAAGGTTTACGAAGCGATCGTCAAGGGCGACGACACCTTCGAAGCCGGCATTCCGGAGAGCTTCAACGTTCTCGTCAAGGAAATGCGTTCGCTTGGCCTCAATGTTGATCTGAAGTCATTGAATGACAGCGAAGACGAACTGCCGGAGGCAGCGGAATAA
- a CDS encoding purine phosphorylase yields MKSLLILAALPEEADAFRPGEGCIVEGEPMLVRIVETGDIRIKIVTCGLGKVNAALAVGRYANADTALIAMTGTCGRIGAIQGDCFWIAKAIQHDYGARQADGFVHYRAGDWPMGNARDHAFAAMPDPGLGLPHAAIASGDVFLECPATAEALAKHLRTHLVDMEVAAVAQAAEALGLPWVAIKAVTDGADGESAGDFSFNLRKAARKAAEAMERLVAFPIPAP; encoded by the coding sequence TTGAAGTCACTCCTCATCCTCGCCGCACTTCCAGAGGAAGCTGACGCCTTCCGCCCCGGGGAGGGTTGCATCGTCGAAGGCGAACCCATGCTCGTGCGCATCGTCGAAACAGGTGACATCCGGATCAAAATCGTCACCTGCGGACTTGGCAAGGTCAACGCAGCTTTGGCTGTCGGGCGCTACGCCAATGCCGACACTGCACTGATCGCGATGACAGGCACCTGCGGGCGGATCGGCGCAATACAAGGTGACTGCTTCTGGATCGCAAAGGCCATCCAGCACGACTATGGCGCACGGCAGGCGGATGGCTTTGTCCATTATCGCGCGGGTGACTGGCCGATGGGCAATGCGCGCGACCATGCCTTTGCCGCTATGCCCGATCCGGGCTTAGGCCTGCCCCACGCAGCCATCGCCAGCGGCGATGTTTTCCTCGAATGCCCAGCGACAGCAGAGGCGCTGGCCAAACATCTCCGCACGCACTTGGTCGACATGGAAGTCGCCGCAGTGGCACAGGCTGCTGAAGCCCTCGGCTTACCCTGGGTGGCCATCAAAGCCGTGACCGACGGCGCGGATGGCGAAAGCGCGGGCGATTTCAGCTTCAATTTGCGAAAAGCGGCACGAAAAGCAGCCGAGGCGATGGAACGGCTGGTCGCTTTCCCCATTCCGGCTCCTTGA
- a CDS encoding adenine phosphoribosyltransferase: protein MTDNADLAALIRTIPDYPKPGILFRDVSTLLLDGQGFRQTIDRMAALVAPDTRLIAGIEARGFIVAAGLSYALGLGKLMLRKPGKLPGEKIGVDYALEYGTDRIELHTGQVRPGQKVVLVDDLIATGGTALAGIDLIRQAGGVVEQALFIVDLPELGGAEKLRAVGVEPTALIGFDGH from the coding sequence ATGACCGACAACGCCGATCTCGCCGCCCTTATCCGTACCATTCCGGATTACCCCAAGCCCGGCATATTGTTCCGCGATGTATCGACACTGCTCCTCGACGGGCAGGGCTTTCGGCAGACGATTGACCGGATGGCTGCGCTGGTCGCGCCCGATACCCGACTGATTGCAGGCATCGAGGCACGTGGCTTTATCGTCGCGGCCGGGCTGAGCTATGCGCTGGGGCTCGGCAAGCTGATGCTGCGTAAACCCGGCAAGCTACCCGGCGAAAAGATCGGCGTCGACTATGCGCTCGAATATGGCACCGACCGGATCGAACTGCACACCGGACAGGTAAGGCCGGGACAGAAAGTGGTACTGGTCGACGACCTGATCGCTACCGGCGGCACCGCCTTGGCAGGTATTGACCTGATCCGGCAGGCGGGTGGCGTGGTTGAGCAGGCGCTGTTCATCGTCGACCTGCCCGAACTGGGTGGCGCGGAGAAATTGCGCGCGGTTGGCGTCGAACCGACAGCGCTGATCGGGTTTGACGGGCATTGA
- the rplL gene encoding 50S ribosomal protein L7/L12, giving the protein MADIEKLVEELSKLTVLEAADLAKALEEKWGVSAAAAVAVAAPAGGAAAPAAEEQTEFDVILTGDGGNKIAVIKEVRAITALGLTEAKALVESAPKAIKEGVNKAEAEDIKAKILAAGGTVELK; this is encoded by the coding sequence ATGGCTGATATTGAAAAGCTGGTAGAAGAACTGAGCAAGCTGACCGTCCTCGAAGCTGCTGACCTTGCCAAGGCTCTGGAAGAAAAGTGGGGCGTTTCCGCTGCTGCTGCCGTTGCTGTTGCAGCACCTGCTGGCGGCGCTGCTGCTCCTGCTGCTGAAGAGCAGACCGAATTCGACGTCATCCTGACCGGCGACGGCGGCAACAAGATCGCCGTCATCAAGGAAGTCCGCGCCATCACCGCGCTCGGCCTGACCGAAGCCAAGGCTCTTGTTGAGTCGGCTCCGAAGGCGATCAAGGAAGGCGTCAACAAGGCTGAAGCCGAAGACATCAAGGCGAAAATCCTTGCTGCTGGCGGCACTGTTGAACTGAAGTAA
- the rplJ gene encoding 50S ribosomal protein L10: MNRSEKTDTVAALNATFNEAAVVVVTRNLGLTVAQSTDLRLKMRDAGAGYKVAKNRLAKIALNDTQYESLSDLLTGPTALATSGDPVAAAKVAVEFAKTNDKLEIVGGAMGSTVLDVEGVMALASLPSLDELRAKLIGLVQAPATKVVQVISAPAGQLARVFGAYAAKEAA, from the coding sequence ATGAACCGTTCTGAAAAGACCGATACGGTTGCTGCGCTGAATGCAACCTTCAATGAAGCCGCGGTTGTCGTGGTCACCCGTAATCTGGGTCTGACCGTCGCACAATCGACCGACCTTCGCCTGAAGATGCGTGACGCCGGTGCCGGTTACAAGGTCGCCAAGAACCGCCTTGCCAAAATCGCGTTGAACGACACGCAGTATGAATCCCTCAGCGATCTGCTGACCGGACCGACTGCGCTTGCCACATCGGGTGATCCGGTTGCAGCCGCCAAGGTTGCTGTCGAATTTGCCAAAACCAACGACAAGCTTGAAATTGTCGGTGGTGCGATGGGCTCGACCGTCCTCGACGTCGAAGGTGTCATGGCGCTGGCTTCGTTGCCGTCGCTCGATGAACTGCGCGCCAAGCTGATCGGCCTTGTCCAGGCCCCGGCTACCAAGGTTGTACAGGTTATCTCTGCGCCTGCAGGACAGCTGGCTCGGGTTTTTGGTGCCTATGCGGCGAAAGAAGCCGCATAA
- a CDS encoding RNA polymerase sigma factor: MHAGNAEMESVKARIVAFLPRLRRFCMVLSRSEDRGDDLMQATVERALTRIDQWQPGTSLESWMFRIAQNIHIDEARASARRGTSIDIDEAVSIAGDDGRAIVEGRSDLERAKMAMATLPDDQRALMALVVLDGRTYKEAAEILDIPIGTVMSRIARARQSIDRALYGERQDNG, translated from the coding sequence ATGCACGCCGGCAACGCAGAGATGGAAAGCGTCAAGGCACGCATCGTGGCATTTCTGCCGCGCCTGCGCCGTTTCTGTATGGTGCTGTCGCGGAGCGAAGACAGGGGCGATGATTTGATGCAAGCAACAGTCGAAAGGGCGCTGACGCGAATCGACCAGTGGCAACCGGGCACGAGCCTGGAAAGCTGGATGTTCCGGATCGCGCAAAACATCCATATCGATGAAGCGAGGGCTTCGGCCCGTCGCGGCACTTCGATCGACATCGACGAAGCGGTTTCTATCGCCGGAGACGATGGGCGAGCCATCGTCGAGGGGCGTTCAGATCTTGAACGGGCAAAGATGGCAATGGCGACGCTGCCGGATGATCAACGAGCGTTGATGGCGCTGGTTGTGCTCGACGGACGTACTTACAAGGAAGCGGCGGAAATCCTCGATATCCCGATCGGAACGGTGATGAGCCGCATAGCGCGGGCGCGCCAGTCGATCGACCGTGCACTATATGGCGAAAGACAGGACAATGGCTGA
- a CDS encoding S8 family serine peptidase produces the protein MARNKTGTTVSKAGLTAIITVALTSGSAQLHAGDREDRADKAMEASIRAAERATRDSARASEEAARAAERTRIDEIKTTEDGQRAEVRAAEDLAKAQADAQEQAIKDAADAEEQAAKDAADAADDAAKAAEDAAKDAADAAEDAAKAAEDAMEDSHGSSETMRDLASSESPDFDGKGFPVRNGEIVGIDVDERSVGLAVGAGFTVIERTKLPGLGSEVIRFAAPKGMDSSTALELMRSTDAQGSYDMTHYYGLLFSPQGGPSAKSGSAIKAKAGTLKIGMIDTGVAGHKALSKLSLMTRDFSGNNKAVPTEHGTAIASLLASEGAATIYAANIFQSGIGKPYTSADAIVRALDWMVQQQVPVINISLAGPRNKILDALVRKASTMGHVIVAAAGNGGPTAPPAYPAALPDVVAVTAVDKNLRVYRYANQGKYVRVAALGVDIAAATPGGKTGRQSGTSFATPHVAAWMARCTGSKNPTTRLKCIKRLESEARDLGEPGRDAVYGYGFIS, from the coding sequence ATGGCTCGAAATAAAACCGGTACCACCGTTTCGAAAGCGGGATTGACCGCGATCATAACAGTGGCGCTGACATCGGGTTCCGCCCAGTTGCACGCCGGCGACCGCGAGGACCGTGCAGACAAGGCGATGGAAGCCTCGATCCGGGCTGCGGAACGCGCAACTAGGGACAGCGCGCGCGCCAGCGAAGAAGCCGCGCGCGCCGCTGAACGCACGCGGATAGACGAAATCAAAACCACCGAAGATGGTCAACGCGCCGAAGTCCGCGCTGCCGAAGACTTGGCCAAGGCTCAGGCCGATGCTCAAGAGCAGGCGATCAAAGATGCCGCCGACGCAGAGGAACAGGCCGCCAAAGACGCGGCGGACGCAGCCGACGATGCCGCAAAGGCTGCCGAAGATGCTGCCAAAGACGCCGCCGATGCAGCCGAGGATGCGGCTAAGGCTGCAGAAGATGCAATGGAGGACAGCCATGGCTCCTCCGAAACGATGCGCGATCTTGCAAGCTCTGAAAGCCCCGATTTTGACGGAAAGGGGTTCCCGGTCCGTAATGGAGAAATCGTCGGCATCGATGTCGACGAAAGATCGGTCGGGCTAGCTGTCGGTGCGGGATTTACGGTTATCGAGCGGACAAAACTTCCCGGTCTGGGCAGTGAAGTAATCCGCTTTGCTGCACCAAAGGGCATGGATTCCAGTACAGCGCTGGAATTGATGCGCAGCACCGATGCGCAAGGCAGCTATGATATGACACATTATTATGGCCTGCTATTCTCCCCGCAAGGCGGACCGTCGGCGAAAAGTGGCTCAGCGATAAAGGCAAAGGCCGGAACTTTGAAAATCGGCATGATCGATACAGGCGTTGCCGGGCACAAAGCTTTGTCCAAATTATCGCTGATGACACGCGACTTTAGCGGCAATAACAAAGCTGTGCCGACAGAGCATGGCACGGCTATTGCCTCTCTGCTTGCCAGCGAAGGCGCGGCGACAATTTATGCCGCGAATATTTTCCAGAGTGGTATCGGCAAACCCTATACATCAGCCGACGCCATTGTGCGCGCACTTGACTGGATGGTTCAACAGCAAGTGCCGGTGATAAACATCAGCCTTGCCGGCCCGCGAAACAAAATATTGGACGCGCTGGTTCGCAAGGCAAGCACTATGGGCCATGTAATTGTGGCGGCGGCAGGAAATGGCGGCCCGACCGCACCGCCAGCCTATCCGGCAGCATTGCCCGATGTCGTAGCGGTGACCGCTGTGGACAAAAACCTGCGCGTTTACCGCTACGCCAATCAGGGCAAATATGTTCGCGTTGCGGCGTTGGGCGTCGACATCGCAGCTGCGACTCCAGGTGGTAAAACCGGCCGGCAAAGTGGCACATCTTTTGCCACCCCGCACGTCGCTGCGTGGATGGCCCGCTGTACCGGCAGCAAGAACCCGACAACGCGTCTCAAATGCATAAAGCGGCTCGAAAGCGAAGCCCGAGATTTGGGCGAACCCGGCCGCGATGCAGTATATGGCTACGGCTTTATTTCTTGA
- the chrA gene encoding chromate efflux transporter, translating into MLVTITTIPASPSPTVSLGELTRLFGKIGLVSFGGPAGQIALMHEEVVDRRQWVSEDEYLQALNLCHLLPGPEAQQLAAWVGWRLHGTLGGLIAGLLFVIPGASVMLGLSALYVLSMQVGWLQGLFFGIKAAVLAIVVQALLRIAGKALTTPAKRALAVIAFMALFALHIPFPLLILAAALVGAIVAWKAPALFALKPTAAPTTAPTGHWLAHIAKTVFVWGIIWAAPMILILLTLGQEHVLWKVGAFFSQLAIVTFGGAYAVLAYMAQEAVSGFGWLSAGEMADGLGLAETTPGPLILVTQFVGFLAGFRAPDPFDAWTAGVLAALLTTWVTFAPCFLWIFALAPLIERMRGVAWLQGTLAAITAAVVGVIANLSIWFALHVLFRNVGQLDFGIGSVWWPEWATLDLRALAIGLGAAFMLFGLKWGIIHTLALCALAGLALNFL; encoded by the coding sequence ATGCTTGTGACGATCACCACAATTCCCGCCTCCCCTTCACCTACCGTTTCGCTCGGCGAACTGACTCGCCTGTTTGGCAAGATAGGACTTGTCAGCTTTGGGGGGCCTGCAGGTCAGATTGCGTTGATGCACGAGGAAGTCGTCGACCGGAGACAATGGGTTTCCGAAGACGAATATCTGCAGGCGCTGAATCTGTGTCATTTGCTGCCCGGGCCCGAGGCTCAACAACTGGCCGCTTGGGTCGGCTGGCGCTTGCACGGCACGCTGGGCGGGCTGATCGCAGGCTTGTTGTTTGTGATTCCTGGTGCATCGGTGATGCTTGGTCTGTCGGCGCTATATGTACTGTCGATGCAGGTTGGTTGGCTGCAAGGCCTGTTCTTTGGCATCAAGGCCGCAGTGCTTGCGATCGTAGTGCAGGCGCTGCTGCGAATTGCGGGCAAGGCGCTGACCACGCCTGCGAAGCGCGCGCTGGCCGTGATCGCCTTTATGGCGCTGTTCGCGCTCCATATCCCCTTCCCCTTACTTATATTGGCAGCAGCATTGGTCGGCGCGATCGTCGCGTGGAAAGCGCCTGCGCTGTTTGCGCTGAAGCCAACAGCTGCCCCTACAACCGCACCGACCGGCCATTGGCTAGCGCATATAGCCAAAACCGTTTTCGTCTGGGGCATCATCTGGGCTGCGCCCATGATTCTAATTCTGCTCACGCTGGGGCAGGAGCATGTCCTGTGGAAGGTCGGAGCCTTTTTTTCACAACTCGCCATCGTCACCTTCGGCGGCGCCTATGCCGTGCTCGCCTATATGGCGCAGGAGGCGGTGAGCGGCTTTGGCTGGCTGAGCGCGGGCGAAATGGCCGACGGGCTGGGCCTTGCCGAAACCACGCCCGGCCCATTGATCCTCGTCACCCAGTTTGTCGGCTTTCTTGCAGGCTTCCGGGCACCTGACCCCTTCGATGCATGGACAGCAGGCGTGTTGGCAGCGCTGCTTACCACATGGGTCACCTTCGCCCCCTGCTTTCTGTGGATCTTTGCGCTTGCCCCTTTGATCGAACGGATGCGGGGCGTCGCGTGGCTTCAAGGTACCCTCGCGGCAATTACCGCTGCCGTGGTCGGCGTAATTGCCAACCTGTCGATCTGGTTTGCGCTGCATGTGCTGTTCCGCAATGTGGGCCAGCTTGATTTTGGCATCGGCTCGGTCTGGTGGCCGGAATGGGCCACGCTCGATCTCAGAGCACTGGCCATCGGGCTTGGCGCAGCATTCATGCTATTCGGCCTCAAATGGGGAATTATCCACACGCTGGCGTTATGTGCACTGGCTGGGCTGGCGCTCAACTTTCTCTAG
- the infA gene encoding translation initiation factor IF-1: protein MAKEELLTLEGVIDEILPDGRFGVMLENEHRIIAYTAGKMRKFRIRSVVGDRVHVEMTPYDLSKGRIIFRERTPGSGFGPGPKRR, encoded by the coding sequence TTGGCCAAAGAAGAGCTACTGACGCTCGAAGGTGTAATCGATGAAATCCTGCCTGATGGCCGCTTTGGCGTCATGCTGGAAAACGAACACCGGATAATCGCTTACACGGCGGGGAAGATGCGGAAATTCCGCATCCGCTCCGTCGTGGGCGACCGCGTCCATGTCGAAATGACGCCCTATGACCTTTCAAAAGGGCGCATCATATTCCGTGAGCGCACCCCCGGATCGGGCTTTGGTCCCGGACCGAAGCGGCGCTGA
- a CDS encoding cold-shock protein: MTTGTVKFFNTEKGYGFIAPDGGGDDSFVHISAVMAAGMSTLNKEQRVNYDVESGRDGKKAAINLSAAD, encoded by the coding sequence ATGACCACAGGTACCGTAAAATTCTTCAACACCGAAAAAGGCTATGGCTTTATTGCACCCGATGGCGGTGGCGATGACAGCTTTGTCCATATCTCTGCCGTGATGGCAGCCGGTATGTCGACGCTGAACAAGGAACAGCGCGTCAATTATGACGTCGAATCTGGTCGCGACGGCAAGAAAGCCGCGATCAACCTTTCGGCGGCCGACTAA
- a CDS encoding RrF2 family transcriptional regulator: protein MLSQKTRYTIRALMHLADKYQQGLVPLTEIAEAQNIPAKFLTVILSEMSRAGIVVSQRGRDGGYELALAPVDISYGDIIRISRGSLALVPCASRFAHEKCKNCLEESECRMRALMLQVRDETAAVLDRISLADPIDMGVMAEG from the coding sequence ATGCTGTCGCAAAAAACCCGCTACACCATTCGCGCTCTGATGCACTTGGCTGACAAATACCAGCAGGGCTTGGTACCGCTGACCGAAATTGCCGAGGCGCAGAATATTCCGGCCAAGTTCCTGACGGTGATATTGTCCGAGATGAGCCGCGCGGGCATTGTGGTGTCGCAGCGCGGACGCGATGGTGGATATGAACTGGCCTTGGCACCAGTCGACATCAGCTATGGCGACATCATCCGGATCAGCCGCGGCTCGCTCGCGCTCGTCCCCTGTGCCAGCCGTTTCGCGCATGAAAAATGCAAGAACTGCCTGGAGGAAAGCGAATGCCGCATGCGCGCGTTAATGCTTCAGGTGCGCGATGAAACTGCGGCGGTGCTCGACCGGATCAGCCTTGCCGACCCGATCGATATGGGCGTGATGGCCGAGGGCTGA